The following coding sequences lie in one Labrus bergylta chromosome 5, fLabBer1.1, whole genome shotgun sequence genomic window:
- the LOC109983414 gene encoding musculoskeletal embryonic nuclear protein 1 isoform X1: MSQPGEVKKKKRPPMKEEDLKGARSKLGLKGEVKSKTYEVMVECERMGKTAPSVFSGVRSGTETALSKPAAPKAPGGSVFSK; encoded by the exons ATGTCCCAG CCAGGCGaggtaaagaaaaagaagcgTCCCCCAATGAAGGAGGAGGACCTGAAAGGAGCGCGCAGTAAACTCGGACTAAAGGGCGAGGTCAAGAGTAAGACCTATGAGGTCATGGTGGAGTGTG aGCGTATGGGTAAAACGGCTCCGTCTGTTTTCAGCGGTGTGAGGTCAGGGACGGAGACAGCCCTGAGCAAGCCTGCTGCTCCCAAAGCTCCTGGTGGCAGTGTGTTCAGCAAatag